The Burkholderia ambifaria AMMD genome contains the following window.
GTCTTCGTCGATACGCCGGCGAGCTTCGCCATTTCGGCGCTCGTCAGCCGCATCGTCTTCTTCAGATGACGCACCGATTCGCGCAACGGCCATTCGGGATGCGCGAGGACGTCGTCGATCGCCTGGCGCCGCAGCGCAAGCTGTTCGGGAAGCGACATCGCGTTGTAGCGTTGGTCCATGGTGTGGCCGCCGACTTGTCCGCAGCAGGACCATTTCGGCATAAATCTATACAAATCGCGCCCGAAAGCGCCGGCAAATTATGTAGATATCTGCCGAAAAAGAGATCTTTGTCGTCGCGCCGGACGGGGACGGGGCCCGCCGGAATGCCGCAACGCCTACCGCCGCCCGCCCAACGCCGCCTCAATCTTGCGGTCGGTCTTGTACTGGCTCAACGCATACACCGACCAGATCGCGGCGGGCAGCCAGCCGATGATCGTGATCTGCAGCAGCAGACAGATGATCCCGGCGATCGGGCGGCCGATCGTGAAGAACTGGAACCACGGCAACAGCAGGGCAAGCAAAAGGCGCATCGGGAATCCTCCGGGTGACGTCGTTGAAAGTTCAGGCGCAGACAATATGACGGGCCGCGCCTCCCATTTCAAGTCCGAAGCGGCACTCGCCTGCCGACGCAGCGGGCGATCGGTGTAGCGCCGGACGCCGCCCCGCCGGCGGCATCCGGCATGCCGCATCAACGCCCAATACCCAGCCCCGGCAACACGTGCGTGTTCTCGGCCACGACCGCGTTCAGCAGACGCGGCTCCACGCCGAGCAACCCGAGGATCGTCGGCGCGACCTGCTTCGTGCCGACCAGATCGCTCACCGTGCGCGCGCGATGGAGGCCCGGATACGACACGAGCAGGCCGAGGTGGCTGTCGTCCGGCGCGTTGCCGCCGTGCTCCTCGTCCTTCTTCGTGCTCGACGTGTAGATCACGCCCGGATTCGGCTGGACGATGATGTCCGGCGTACGGCCGTTGGCCGGATCGCCGAACCGGTCGGCCAGCGCCGCGCCGTACAGGATGGTCGCCTGAGCACCGTCGGCACAGATCCCCGGCGCGTTGCAGCCGAGGTTCGCCTTCAGCGTCTGCACCACGGCCGTGCGCTGGCCGCGGTCGCGCAACCAGATCAGGCCGACGTCGTCGGTCTGCACCAGCCCCGTGCCGACCAGGCCCGAACCGTCGTTTAGGTTGCCCGTCGTTGTGTTGTTCTGGCCGAAGTTGCCGTTCGGGTCGATGTAGTCGTTCGCTTCGAGCAGCTTCGTCAGCGTGTCGCCGTTCTTCACGAGCTTCGCGTGGTCGGTCGGCGACTGGCCGTGCTTCGCCGTGACGATCACGGCCGTCGACGAATACAGGTTGGCCTGCTTCAGCGCCGCGACGACATGGCCGATCGAGTTGTCGACGTAGGTGATCGCGTTCGCGACCTGCCCGTTCGGCGTGAAGTTCGCATCGAGGTAGCCGCCGCCCTTCGTCACCGGCGCCTTCTGCGCGACGCTCAGCGTCTGGAAGTCGGCGCCGAACAGCGTCGGCACCGGCGCGCGCTTGGTGCCCGTCGAGTCACGGCCGTTGATCTGGTTGATCAGCGCCTGCACGTGCAGGTTGTCGAATTGCGCGGTATGCGAATAGACGTCCGTATAGGCCGTTTGCGTCGCCGGATCGATCGAGTTGATCTCGGTGCGCATCAGATCGTCGACGCCCTTGCCCGACGGCCCGTTCACCCAGTCGTAGCCCCACGCATGCTTGTCGGCCCACGCGGTGTACGCGTTCGGCACGCCGGCCTTCACGGCTTCGAACACCGTGTTGGTCTTCACGTAGTTGTGCGGGTACACCGGCACGCACTTGCCGTCGACCTTCGCGTTCGGGATCGCCTGCGGGTTGAACGCGCCGCCGCCATCGAGGTGCACGAGCGCGCCGCCGTTGAATGCATCGATGCCGGTCGTCTCGTCGAACACGACGTTCCAGCCCTGCTTGCCCGAGCAGGTCGTGTCGCCCGGCGCGTACAGGTGGCGGTCGTACGACACGTCGTAGAACAGGCCGGCCGTCTTCGGCGAGCCACCCGTCACGAGCGCCGCGAGGCCGGGGAACGAGTCCGACAGGCCCGGCGTATATGCGTTCGTGTACGTGACGCCGCTTTGCGCGAGCACCGCGATGTTCGGGCACGTATTCGCGCCCACGCAGCGCGCGAGATCCTGCTCGTGCAGGCCGTCGACGCTGATCAGCAGCACGTGCTTCACGACCCGGTGCGCGTGGCCGGCGCTCTCGCCTTGGCCGTTGCCGTCCTGCTTCGCCGCGTAGGCGCCCGCGCTTGCGAGCGCCAGCGCGCCCGCCACCATCAGCGCCATGTTTCGTTGTTTAGCGAATCTGGAAATCATCACCCCACCTCATCGATTGACGTTGAACCGCATGACTTGCCGACAAGCGCGCCAAATATCGGCGCGTCGTGCGGCGGTCGCATGAAGCGGGGCTTTCTGTTTTCTATCAAACGTAACCAATCGCAATTGACATCGCGCAGTCGCAATGCGGTGCGTGCCCGGGCGTGGCGGGTTGCGGCCGGTTCCGACCGTATTTTTTTCCCGGTTGGCGCACGACTATTGGCGTGCGATAAAGGGTTTTCCCCTAGCCCGGAGCACGCGTATGTCGACCCTGGAAGCTCTCCGATTCGTGCTGGACGATGCACGTACCCCCGAAATCATTCGCCACCACGTCGTAGACGCGCTGCAGTACGCGCTGCGCAACTACGGCCAAGTGTTCACCGCGAAGGAAATCGAATGGCTCGCGCAATGGGACGATGCCCGCCTGCCGCTGGCCGCGAAGAAGGAACTGGACAAGCGCGAACCGGCGATCGCCGCGCGCTGACGGGAAGCGCGCCGCCGCGCCCGATTGCCGATCGGACGCGGCGGCGGCGGATGAGGGAATGACGCGCGTTACTGCAGGCCGAAGTCGACGCGCGTCGTCGCGCCCTTGTCCTCGATGCCCTTCGCATCGAGCTTCGACGCCACGACGAACATGCGGCTCGAATCGATCTTGCCGTCGAGATACTGGCGCACGGCCTGCGCGCGCTGCTGCGCGAGCGCACGCAGCGCGTTGTCGTCGGCCGGCGCATGATCGGCCAGCGCCTGCTTCATGTCCGCCTCGGGCAGCGTCTTCTGCAGGCCGACCAGGTTGCGCGGCTTCTTGAAGTCGGCGGCCTTGTACGCACGCGTCAGGTACTTCTCGTACTCGGCCTGGTCGAC
Protein-coding sequences here:
- a CDS encoding YqaE/Pmp3 family membrane protein, yielding MRLLLALLLPWFQFFTIGRPIAGIICLLLQITIIGWLPAAIWSVYALSQYKTDRKIEAALGGRR
- a CDS encoding helix-turn-helix domain-containing protein, which translates into the protein MDQRYNAMSLPEQLALRRQAIDDVLAHPEWPLRESVRHLKKTMRLTSAEMAKLAGVSTKTIQDIEQGRSDGTVQTMNRIFGMLGLKLGVVRRAPQ
- a CDS encoding alkaline phosphatase family protein codes for the protein MISRFAKQRNMALMVAGALALASAGAYAAKQDGNGQGESAGHAHRVVKHVLLISVDGLHEQDLARCVGANTCPNIAVLAQSGVTYTNAYTPGLSDSFPGLAALVTGGSPKTAGLFYDVSYDRHLYAPGDTTCSGKQGWNVVFDETTGIDAFNGGALVHLDGGGAFNPQAIPNAKVDGKCVPVYPHNYVKTNTVFEAVKAGVPNAYTAWADKHAWGYDWVNGPSGKGVDDLMRTEINSIDPATQTAYTDVYSHTAQFDNLHVQALINQINGRDSTGTKRAPVPTLFGADFQTLSVAQKAPVTKGGGYLDANFTPNGQVANAITYVDNSIGHVVAALKQANLYSSTAVIVTAKHGQSPTDHAKLVKNGDTLTKLLEANDYIDPNGNFGQNNTTTGNLNDGSGLVGTGLVQTDDVGLIWLRDRGQRTAVVQTLKANLGCNAPGICADGAQATILYGAALADRFGDPANGRTPDIIVQPNPGVIYTSSTKKDEEHGGNAPDDSHLGLLVSYPGLHRARTVSDLVGTKQVAPTILGLLGVEPRLLNAVVAENTHVLPGLGIGR